Within the Scomber scombrus chromosome 4, fScoSco1.1, whole genome shotgun sequence genome, the region GAGATATAACACAgatgcacacccacacacacaaactaagtTTCTAATGCACAAACGCACACAGTATGAGAGACTAATCCTCATTTTGTTTCCTTCACCACACGGCTGGAAATAGACTGTGCGTGTGAATTTCAATGAATTGCTTTGAAGGAGAGGCTGTGCAAAACTCACTGCTGAAATCTATTCATTCCTAACACCTGTACTGAGCTGTATGAAGGAGTAAGTGATCAAATTCTACCCAGAGTAGTTGAAAATCAGAGTCACATTTCCAAATTTTGCTCAAAAAGACACTTGTCCTCCCTGACCCTCTCCTGTCTTGAAGGTgggagagagggatagagggagGTCCACTCTTTGCTCCTTTCAGAACAAAAGGAATGGAAAATTGTGTGTTTTCCCATGGGGTAAATATTGAGAGAGCAGAGATAAACGTACGGAAGAAAGGCTTTTCTGAGCCGCCTGGGTCTCTGTTGCACTGCCAAAGGCCCGTGCGTCACTTGATCCATTGTTTAGTGTAGAGAGATCTCGGTAAGCAAGCGGCTGCCTCCCTGCTACAGCTGCAGCCTCTCTACTGTTTATGTTTGCAGGGCCCTTCGCCTTGAAGTGAGGCTATACAAGCAAAGCCTAGCCATATGTGAGCACTGGGCTGTCAGAGAAGTCACTGGCCttttctttccccctttttGACCCATCTCGCTCCCTGAACCTCTTCTTCTCTTACATCCTTCTCTTCCCTACCTTCAATTCTCCATTCACCTCTTTGcctcttcttctgtcttgtTTGCTTTCCCTTGCTGACAGTGCAACCCATCCCTGACAGCTAGCTCTTTTGGAGAAGATGAAGGGTTGGAATTATCTTCTTGAGTTTCAAAGATTCCCGTCCTGGATAGAAGAGTGGTGGGTATTATTACTCCTCTGAGAAATAATTACTACTAAAACTCCTCTGTCACAATGAAACTCCATGTGTTGAGAAACAAAGTTTGAGAGACAAGGtggcaattattattattacattgaaGTATTTATATATGAGTATGTCATATGGACAAGCACAGCACATTCATGAGATGGaaaatgttcataaaaaaaTTCACGGAAGGGAATATGGGGTCAAAAACACAACCTATATGTAATTGGCAATTGGGGATTTATACCTTTCAGATAATTaactcaaatatttttattgggAGTTCAGCCTTATCCAGTGATGTGGGAAAATCATTATCTTGATTTATCATGTTTGATTAGACTTTTTTAAGCACTAAGGTGAATAAGTTCCAGTATTAAATTTCAACTCCTGGGTCAACCTGGAAAATTATTTTGCAGGATGGGTTCAGTGAActagagtgtgtatgtgtctgaaGGTTAGTGGTCCTGACCTTGGCTCCTGGGTGGGCTGCGGTGGCTGTGTGCTTGTCTTGGATCATCTCTGGACCCTTCTGTTTACTGAAACAACAAGCAAGCAGTGTCcagggaagagagaggggtCACACAGGGAGCATCCTCAAAGGCAGcacctctctccttttctttcccctactcaaacacacacgcaaTCTGCATATGGAGACTGTCCTTGGAGCTCTGACCACCCACATGAGCCATGGTCATCGAGTGAAATGAAAACGATGACTTTCCATTGACCCTTTCTTTAATGAATCTCTCATCTGCTAGAGGCGTTAGACATGTTGAAGCCACTTAGCTGAATATTTGTGCTAAAATATGATCCCATTGATGGTAAAAAACATTATTCTGTGAATGTAGAAAATAAGCTCTCCCACATTGATGCTCTCTAAGAGAGGAAACCTATTTTGGCTATATAACCTGCTATTATGAAAGAAGTAATATTAACTTACCAACTCTGAGAACCTCATTTGATGTCAGGGAGGCTTTGAACATAGTAAATTAAAAGGTGTCATAATGTGTTTGTACCACTAAATTGCAGAGCACCCCAGGTGAGGAAAGTCCCAGCTCTTGTGCAACCGGGGTAAAAACTTTTAatttcagctgcacacaaacacacacacacacacagagagagagagagagagagagagagagagagagagagagagagagagagagagagagagagagagagagagagagagagagagagagagagagagagagagagagagagagagagagagagagagagagagagaggatgtgcAGCTATATGAACATTACAGATAACACACCTGGAAATTCCCAGTGGTGGAGAGTGGTGTCATGATAGTTAATTAAACTggtattttaaacacatttctccTTTGTTCAGTGTGATGTAAATGATAACACCAGATATCCCATCTGCTCTACAGGAATAAATTCAATGCTTGGTCATTTAGTCTCTTCACTTACCAAATTACAGGGACAGTTTTTGATAGGCTACAGACTTACATCGTAAAATGGaagttggtgtgtgtgcgtgtgtgtgtgcgcgcgtgtgcaTGTTCTGCTGCAGATCCAATCCCCTATCACAAAGAACTACAGTATGAAACCTTAGCATTTTGTGCCCTCTAGTGGTCATATCAAATGTTACAATGCTCAGCGGAGTTTAagaaaccacagtgaacatgtacatttacatgtatgaatatattttacaatgtcactataaacattgtttttagaTTATGTTATACACATTGTATGGACAATTTAAACCCACCTGGATCTAATTCTGATTCACATATGCAATGGATGTACTTAGATTTCAGATAACAATTCCAAAGTCCAGTCTATCAGTTTCAGCAGTTTAATGGAcccatatgtatatatatcatatatatgaaaaagacaataaaaccaTTTAGTTTAACCTTTTGCTGGAACCACATTGGTGCTGATACAGGTATGTTAGAGGGACATCAGACAAATAGTAGCTGCTCATGTCAACATCCCAAGTAGAACAGAAGGTAAGCTCACAATCTGCCTCATGAAATGTTCAAATACTGACGTTTCCCTAACATATTTGTGTTACAGGTGTCAGGATTACAGCtacatcaaacattaaaaaacttaCAGATAAACAATcactagtttaaaaaaatgtattcataataCTTTCGAGATTTACCCATcacataaatattaatacaaagagacataaaataacatcaatACATTAGAGTATGTCAAAGTGTCCAAAAGATTCAAATATCTGAGTTAATCTACCTAAACACATTAAAGTATACAATTccataatacaaaaacaaacataaattatAGACttttaattcactttaataAGTTCCATTTGTATCTTATTCAAACTAAAGTGTTACACTAGACTTGGTTTTATTTTACCCTTAAACTGCctttaaattgtttattgtttaatttcttGTCTATACTTGCAAAAGTTCTGTAACCATTTTATTGGGTGTCATATGAGATAAATAAATGCTTATCCTCATGTGAAAATGTCTTGCTTTTATTAAAGTCAGGCCAAGCATGGATCATCTAAGCTCAGGGTGACTCTGACCTCCCTCCTTTTGCTCTCTGTTTCTCAAGCCACTTTTCCTATTCCCTGCACTATCTCTCATGGGGAGGATCATTCATCACGGCTGTCTAAACAGCCTGGTCAGCCCATGATTAGTGATTCTTTTAGGTCAGACGTCTTGGTTGCACATACTAATTcaaatggtgtgtgtgtctgcatctgcatatgtactgtatgtgcacagaTCTGCGTCAGGGAAAGCTTGTGTATGCTTTAAACACTGTACATCATTCGGTGAGCAGCAGGCTATCAAACCCAGGTCTCCTGTGTATCCCATTTCTCAGGATCCAGGTCGGAACTCATCAATTCTCTTCCGCCCCAACTGGTTTTGTGGATATCAGAGTGGTGACTGACGACACAACTAAGTCGTCTGGTGGTGTATTCATCTGATCGAATGTTTCCTCCATCTCGGAGGGGACAGGCGAGTTCTAATGGGAgttacaggtgtgtttgtgttagagTGGTGCGTGTGTGGAGGTGAGTAGCAGAACAGGACGGCGCCTCCAGTTAAACAGAAAAGACGCCAGACTCATTATCATTCATATTCTTAGGACTATAAGGAACATGTTTTTTTGAGTCAGATGGtgtaattttcatttaaaggaCAAAAGAATGCTTGTatgaaaatgtagtttaaaaaaaataaacatttaaaaaaaaatgtacataccTGTTGAAAGGTATGATTTGGAGTACTAATAGTAGTAAAGGTTTGAGGGTTTTTGGATATATTTAGATATGTTCTGTAATTTGGTTTCTGGTGTTTGGTCGTTGAATGAAATGTCAATAAGTGTTATGACCTCATCATTTTTGTCTATcatcaagaaaacaaaaaagtcaacTCAGCATTCATCACTGAGCAAAGACTTACCAACATCAAAAACATCTCATGAGCAACTACAGCTGCATTTGACCAACATGTAAGTTTAAATATGTTGAGGGACATACTGACTtcacatatacataaaataacaaattgcCAGTGATTTATAGCAAAATTAGAATCTATTCATTTTATCTAATAAAATGGAGAAGACTGATCAACAAAAATGACATGTTCAGGAGTCAAAGTAAATCAAACAATATAACATTTGAGACAAAACTGCACGTTATTGCTGAGGAGTTTTGAAACTGAGCTCTCCTGGGTCTATGATGCCACCGAATGgcaaatttctgtttttttctaatgCCAGAGAcaactttatatatatttggatAAAGCAGAGGTTTTAAAGAgaaagctgatttaaaaaaaaaaaatctaaacctTAGTAATTGAAAAAAGGTTATGAATCTGAAGGTTTTTCCTGAGGGTGGCTTACctaaaacagaacaaaagaaatACCAAAATCATAGTATTGCTTACTAAACtatctaataataatagtataacTTTCACAAGTTACAAAATCCAGTTCATCTCTACATTTAAATGGGAGAAAAATTTGTCAACACCAGCTCCAAAATCAAAACTTTACATTGCTATTCCAGGTTATTTGTATCTTCCATTTTCAATAGCTGCACTTGATGTGGAGGTTGATAtcttctgtgctgttttttcctGACATAGTCTTGTGAGATGTTTAGCATACAGTCTGCATAGAGAATCTTGCGAGGAATGGATTGTAGTAACCAGCCCTGTATGCACACATCCATATTCACAAGGACAAATTAGTTTCCTGCCATGTTAATTGGCATTATCAGATGATTGTGCCAGTGAATCTTACCAGGACTGTGTGACAGACGCTGCCGTATGTTTTGTCTCCAGCTCTGAGATGATGCAGAGAGCTCTTTACAAAGTCCTCCGGTGACAGGGTAACTATGTTGGTTTGCTGGAAACCTGCCATTCGAGTGGAGACCCCAAATGGAGCCACTGCCtgagaaaagaaggacagagagaaagataaagttATGagaagatttttctttttaatgacttttaggTTATCAAGTCATCATATCTTTGTCCTGTGAGTCTCAATAAGAATCAAAGTACCTGTATAATAATCCCTTTATCTTTGTACTCCGCTTGAAGACCTTGAGAAAATCTCTCCACAAACACCTATAAGAGAAAGGTGAtgatgcacacagtcacacacaaatgcacatcgCACACACATCAGTGATCATACAAAGTGAACCAGGGGAATTAGAGGTGTAATGGTGACTCTCTATTCACCTTAGATGCAGAATACAGAGAGTACATGGGGCAAGGAATAGAAGCAACTCCAGACGAAATGTGTACAATCACTCCTTTCCCTCTGTAGATGAAGAATAttcccatgcacacacatacatgcaacaGTGAAAGAGAACAGAAATTATCTCTTACATTTGTGACTAGAAACCCCTTGTTAATctgcacatttgtaaaataatttttGTCTTTACTTGACTATGGAAggtgcagagagacaggaaacagctggagagaagggtatgacatgcaactaGGGCCTGTGTCTGGACTTGAGCTGAGAGATATTGTGGTTCTGTGGTTTACATTTCAGACAGTAGACTAGGCTAGTGGGCACCACTGATTAACTTGTAACTGTCTTATTGCATTATATGttacatttaataaagaaaacatggatATGAAACCTGTTCTCCATGCCTGGAAGGATTATTTTGCACATCTgtagaaaaaaagcaaacattttcttatttgaaGCAAATTTATGGATTCACAgagttaatttgtttttttgttttttaagtaaagtaaaagtaaatacaCATTCTTTTACCTTGACTGTAGTCTTCACGTTGCAGTTGATCACCTTTATAATTGtctgaaagaataaataaacatgcattCCTATTACAAGGAAGCTGTTGTTATTGATAAGGGAAAGgaaatgttaaagaaaagatACAAAGTTAAGTTAAGAAAGTGAAGAGTTTAATTATCTGTGTGACCATCTGAAGATCAACATTTGGGTGAGGAAACTAGCATTTAAAGTAACTTATCGCTAATGCAAACAGAAATAGATATGGGAACAATTTATAGGTTAGTGGCTATTTATCTATAGTATAAGCTACTAAGGCACCACTGACCTGGTCCAGCTCTGTAGACTCAAGGAATTTGCAGGGGATGATACTGGGCAGCATGCCTACATTATTGACTGGAGCAGAAAAGCAAGACGATTCTGTTTGATTTGGGGGTAGACTACAGCAGTAAAGTAGCCACTATCATTATCctaaataacaatatttttcttgtgtttggTATCTATAGACCAAATAATGATTCAAACATTGCATGAAGGAATGGAAAAATGTCCAACCTAAAACTCCAATATTCAGGTCCTTCAGCTGATCCTCAATTTCACTGAACACATTTTCCTTTGTGAAGTCTGTCACTACCACTTTCACCCTCTGCCCTGTAGCGTCACCTATGAAGAGTGAATAAGTGTGAAGTCATATACTGTATGGCACTCTTGCATATGACAAATAGCACAGTTGTAAATGTAGTTACATATTTATAAGCAGACTCAACACATTGGTAACTATAGAATTTAATTTTCTTACTTATTTCCTTTGCTACCTGGTCCAATGTTGCTTTGGTTCGACTCATGATAACCACATTCATGCCTTGCTCTGCCAGCTAGGGGAAGCAACAGTCAAGTGGTGgacagaagcagagaaaaaacatacaaatgtcaGTGAGAAATCAGCAGGCCTGTGtcagataaaatatatttaaaggataggtttgTCTTCAAGTCTTCAAGTTAGGTGCCttggccagtatgaacaagaggaatgattgcatcaagaaaaacatctgtcagtgttcatttgggaacCTGACTTTTGCTTTACAGTAGACTTGAAAAACAGTGAGCCTGTGCTTTAAGCATTTGACAATACATTAAGCAAGTTGTGCAGCATGAACTTAGGTGATAAACTGAAGTTAGTTGTTATATTCTGCAGTACAGAAATATGTCTTACatgcaaaaaaactaaaacaaacaatgacttACTGCAAATGCATATGCTCTTCCTATGCCCTCTGAAGCACCAGTCACCACTGAAACAGGGATACAGAGTGCTGCAAATTAATGCCAACAGTTCTCACACTTTCCTGCAGTTCCCATTCtaaacactgggagcactgtgAATCAATGCTGTACTAGGTCATCTACTCCTCCTCAGCTGTCAGACAAATCCAtggattgtatttatttgtaaacACTGCACCCATCTTGTTCTAACAGACTGTACTGATACACCATGTTCCCAAGTTCTGGTAAATAATCTGAAGAGAACGGACAGGAACTGCTTGTTTCTGAGTACTCGCTACGCTCCCATTTCCCCATGACCCTGATTACCAAGATCACAGGCATTTTTCTTCACTGTGTTCAAACATAAAGAGATGTGCATACACGTTCACCTGAGCTTGCTTTTTATGTTTGACTAATGCCAAATAAGTTCTTTAAGACTGCTTGATCACCGCTCAGGTATGAGGGGCTCAGATTTAGCCTCTTTTATGTGTTCAGTTGAATAAACAAATTGAATGCGCTTTACAAatgtgttcacattttttcctgACACATTGAGAACAGCGTCAGATTACAAATCTCTCATctctgctgccccccccccccccgccccccccgcccccccgcTTCTTTTCCTGTTAAGTGTTGTATAAACAAagtttataattatattactgtaaaatatttatataaaaaaaggcCTTATATACTGAGAATAACTCAATTATATGCTAAATTCACAAGAAAATGCCAACAGTGTCTTTCAAATCTAGCACTGCATGTATGCCATTTGCAATGACAACTTTGACATATTTACCACTTGAAATGTGTGGTAATCTTTTAAACAATGGATTTTCGTATCAGACAGAAGCAGACAAAAGCTGGTGTTCTGTCAAATATGTTTCTCCATCAGTTggtgttttctctttctcaaatAGACAAAGGTCTGCCTAGTCCCAACCAGACTATTCTGTGATATTACATTTCAACCTAACTTTACTCTTACTCTACAACTCCTATTTAAGCACACCTAAGATCCCAACTGTGAAGGGCAATTGTACAGAAAACAATATTGGAGGTTGAAGAAAAAATTTGCCTGAAAAGGATTTATTTTGCctgctgaaatgactgtaaGATTCACTGATGAATTTAATTAGCTGTAGTGACTAGCTAGCTAACAAACTTCAACTCTGTGAGTCGGTTGAAAATGTGTCCAATTGACATCTTAATCTTAATATGCATTTTATGGCCTTACACATGTACAATTTGTGGAACACTGTCACACTTTTTGTAATATACCTGACATAAAGGGTTGGTTTACCCCAAATTAccaaataaatcatattttctcAACTACCTCTAGCAGTACGTAGACATACTGATAGTTTCGGTTTTATTTGCCCAGGTGCTGTGATGTATTTCTGTTGATATCATCATAtttacaacaatttaaaaattcaatGGCAACATGCCTTTCAAGAGTCAATGTCCCAGGGAGTGGTATagcttttaatgtctttatccCAGTGTGGTCTTTGTCCAGAGTAATGGTGACCCTGGCAGAAATCTTAAAGACATCTTGTCTATATGGGTAGACACCACCACGGATACAGTCACTGAGGTAATACATACAGATTTTCTTTGTGATTTGTGCGACCCAAACGCTTAATTCCCCTGTGACTATTTTAATAGACCTAGAAATTAAGCAACATCCACCTCTGGTGTGGTCCCTGTGTATCTGGCCTTTTTTTCCAGACCTGGTCTTGATCCAATGTTCCCTCATAATGACAGAATCCCCAGTTATTCAAACATTATTGAAAAGGTTAAGTTGATTGCCAAGCAGCTGCAAGTAATCACTTTAGTATTGGGGATATATTTCACTCTAGTGTTTGCTATCAGCAGTGTACTGAAACTGCTCCCCTTAGGGTTGCAACAGTGTGGTTTCtctaatgtaatatttatatgttGTGAGTCAAACCAGTGATACCACTGATAATACTTTATTGGGAAGGCACTGGATTTGCATAATGAAGACTGGGGCTGCAAGGATtggtcaatcaatcaatcaatcaatcaatcaatcaatcaatcaatcaatcaatcaatcaatcaatcaatcgacAGCAAATTAATGAGCCCCTATTTTATAATAGCTTAATTGTGTAAGCCATTACTCAAGTGACAATGCCACAAATTCCCTGGGACCAGCTTCTCCTATGCGAtgatttttggcttttttcctgtttcatatcattgtaaactgaaatTATTTGGGT harbors:
- the hsd17b3 gene encoding 17-beta-hydroxysteroid dehydrogenase type 3 is translated as MDLMEMFFISLGAAVVVYYGVKLLLFSRMLYPKGWFPLPESFFSYMGEWAVVTGASEGIGRAYAFALAEQGMNVVIMSRTKATLDQVAKEISDATGQRVKVVVTDFTKENVFSEIEDQLKDLNIGVLVNNVGMLPSIIPCKFLESTELDQTIIKVINCNVKTTVKMCKIILPGMENRGKGVIVHISSGVASIPCPMYSLYSASKVFVERFSQGLQAEYKDKGIIIQAVAPFGVSTRMAGFQQTNIVTLSPEDFVKSSLHHLRAGDKTYGSVCHTVLGWLLQSIPRKILYADCMLNISQDYVRKKQHRRYQPPHQVQLLKMEDTNNLE